In a genomic window of Pirellulaceae bacterium:
- a CDS encoding thioredoxin family protein, translating into MVRFFLLTVVASTLVSAAVAGKYNPVLSVGDKAPAWQGLVNVDGSKHSLADIKQPVVVLVFTCNSCPYAVDYEARLKSLAAEIDQEKVAIVAVNVNKIEEDLPAAMKLRAKEQGFRFPYLFDGSQEIARDYGATYTPEFFVLDENRKLVYMGAMDDSTDASKVTKRYVNDAIAAALQQKLPAVSETVAIGCRIRFERIRRRRKTSR; encoded by the coding sequence ATGGTTCGGTTTTTCTTGTTGACTGTCGTGGCGTCGACGCTTGTTTCGGCTGCTGTTGCTGGAAAGTACAATCCCGTGCTGAGCGTTGGTGACAAGGCTCCTGCCTGGCAAGGTCTGGTAAACGTTGATGGCAGCAAGCATTCGCTTGCCGATATTAAACAGCCAGTCGTGGTGCTCGTGTTTACCTGTAATAGCTGCCCCTATGCGGTTGATTATGAGGCTCGTCTTAAGTCGCTTGCCGCAGAGATCGATCAGGAGAAGGTCGCGATTGTTGCAGTTAACGTCAATAAGATCGAAGAAGATTTGCCGGCTGCTATGAAGCTGCGAGCTAAAGAGCAAGGCTTTCGTTTTCCCTATCTGTTCGATGGATCTCAGGAAATTGCTCGTGATTACGGAGCAACCTACACCCCTGAGTTTTTTGTGCTCGACGAGAATCGTAAGCTTGTCTACATGGGCGCGATGGATGACAGTACTGATGCATCAAAAGTAACCAAGCGTTACGTCAACGACGCGATTGCAGCGGCCTTGCAGCAAAAGCTTCCAGCAGTCTCCGAAACCGTGGCGATCGGTTGTCGGATTCGTTTCGAACGAATTCGCCGTCGACGTAAAACGTCCCGCTGA